A region from the Curtobacterium sp. MCBA15_012 genome encodes:
- a CDS encoding DUF4190 domain-containing protein, whose translation MSDDDRRPTTPEQQAWQQTAGTQQQGQQQHGQQFGQQQYGQPYGQQVVVNAYQPAPPRGLSITSMVLGLVSIVAGFTLIVPVIGLVLGFVGIRKEPAGRGMAITGIILNGIIVAGWAVLLVVMLVFGFGLFGAAATSGTTSP comes from the coding sequence ATGAGCGACGACGACCGACGACCGACCACGCCCGAGCAGCAGGCCTGGCAGCAGACCGCGGGGACGCAGCAGCAGGGGCAGCAGCAGCACGGCCAGCAGTTCGGCCAGCAGCAGTACGGTCAGCCGTACGGGCAGCAGGTCGTCGTGAACGCGTACCAGCCCGCTCCGCCGCGCGGCCTGAGCATCACGAGCATGGTGCTCGGCCTGGTGTCGATCGTCGCGGGGTTCACGCTGATCGTCCCGGTGATCGGGCTGGTCCTCGGCTTCGTCGGCATCCGGAAGGAGCCGGCCGGTCGAGGGATGGCCATCACCGGGATCATCCTGAACGGCATCATCGTGGCCGGGTGGGCCGTGCTGCTCGTGGTCATGCTCGTCTTCGGGTTCGGCCTGTTCGGGGCGGCGGCGACGAGCGGCACGACCAGCCCCTAG